TCCCGCTCTGCCGGGGACGGCATCCGCATCTTGATGCGTTCGAGCCCAAAGGCTGCCGCAAAAGGGCCAAACTGATATTGATCGGCGCATCGAACCTATGGTTTGCGGCGACGCAATCGATCATCGTAATGCCGGAATCCGAGCAGGAGACCCTCGACGAACTCGCCGCCCGCATCCGCGCGGCACTCGGCGACAAGCTGGGCAAGTACTCCGACGATCTGGAGACACTCCGTGACGTACTCGACGGCAAGGTGGATGTGACGGCGTACTCCGATGAGGCGCTTGAGCAAGCTGTCCACGCCGCGCTCGTTCCGGAGGAATCGGCTGAAACGGTTGAGAAATGGGTGAAGACGTGGGATCCGGTGGATTTGCTCGTTCCTGAGTGGACGTATCTTCAGAAAGACCCGCTCAATGCACAACATCAGGATGAGGTCAGCGGGCTTACCCTGACCTTGCGTAAGCGCGGTGCCAACCTGGCACCAGAAGTCACGAGAGTGCTGGCGGTGGACCGCTTGCGCAAGGTTAACGCGCTGGTCGGCTTCACCAGGATCGACGCAATGGACCGAGTCGGCGACCTGCCGCGGCGTCTGGTTCCGCTGGCCCGCGCACCACGACCGGCATGGACGGTCGCCACCGAGGACCACGGCGAGGGTATCTATCTCCAACTGGACGAGTCAGCTGTCGCCAGGTGGGAGACACGGGTTGAATCCGCCGCCATCTGGACCGCTCATCGCGACGCGCACAAGCGCAACTTCGATCGCCGTTTCTCAGAGACCGCGGAGGACGTAGACCCTGATACGCGGCTTCGTCCGCCACGCTATTGGCTCATCCATACGCTCGCACACGTCCTCATCCGAGAACTTGCGATGTCCTGCGGATACTCGGCTGCGAGTCTGAGCGAACGGCTTTATGCATGGCAGGGCTCAGAGGCGCGAGGACCCGCTGCCGGATTGTTGATCTGCACCACGGCATCAGACAGTGATGGCACGCTGGGCGGCTTGGTCAGCGGCAGCGAACCTGATCGCTTCGAACAGGTGGTCGCCGACGCGCTTTTTCGGGCCACCCGATGTTCTTCGGACCCGATCTGCGCGATGCGTACGCCGCAGGACCCGGAAGATTTCCTACACGGAGCCGCATGCCACTGCTGCGTCATGGCCTCCGAAACTTCCTGCGAGCGTTCTAATAGATTCCTGGACCGTAGGTTCCTTGTTGATCTGCCGGGAGGGAATGGCCTTGGCTTCTTCGGATCAGGCGGTTGACCAGGCAGCGGCGCGTGAGCTCGGGCGGATCCTGACCGGGACCGCGGCCGCCCGCATGGCTGACCGCCTGGCCGAGGGCGACACTCTGACTGGCGCACTCCGTGTGCTCGGACAGGCGGAACGAGCGCTGGTCCGTCCGTTGCTGGCCAAGGTCTCGACGCCGGCGCGGATCGCCGTGCTCCGAGCCATAGAAGGCGCCCTTTCGACACCAAGCATGGCGACGCCAATATGGACGATGCCGGGCCCGCTTGGTCGCAGCGGCCCGCTTACATCGTCTGTAGCGCACATCGTGGACGGAGCCCGTCAATCCATCACGTGCTCGACGTTCAACTTCCAGCCGACCTCGCAACTCTGGCAGGTGCTGGCGGACGCGTCTAAGCGCGCGGGGATGCAGGTCCGGGTCTACATCGATACCGGGGCAACTGGGATTAATGCCCCGGCCGCGGAAGTGATAGCGGCCCAGCTTCGTCCGGCGATCGTCTTGCGGACTAAGGAATTTGACGGCGCCATTATCCGCAACCATGCCAAGTTCCTTGCCATCGATCACAGGTTCCTCCTGGTGACCAGCGCCAACTTCTCGTGGAGCGCCGAGCGCCACAACGTCGAGTTCGGTGTACTCGTCGACGATCGGGCACTGACCGAAGCTGTCGAACGGGAATTACGCTCCGTCGAACCATTGCTCTATGAGAGGGTGATGTGGCGCGACTCCTCCGCCACTTGATCACGGATCGTTTCGAGGAAACCTAGCCGTGTCCCTCTTCCCGATGCCAGCGATATCTGAAACGCCCGTTGAGTTCGGGTACCGCCCGAGAACCGATGTCAATGGACAGTGGAAGATTGTCGTCCGCTGACAAACCGACGTACCGGTATTGGCTAGCGAAACATGACACGATGAGCCCATTCCGAGCAACCTTCCAACCTTCGTGCAGTTCAGGGCGGTCGACGATGCTCACTAGAGGCCTCCTGCGCCTCCGGTGCTTCGAGATCGGGAGGCATCGAGGTCTGTGACATTCGTTGTGCCTCGCCTTCACCGGCACCGCTTCGGACAGGCTCATGTGTCGCCTGTGGGCGTTGTGGAATAGATGGCAGGCCGCAGGATCCGCAGGCTGACGTGCATGGTTCCAGATCAGGGTACGGTCGCGGACCATACACCTAACGCTCCACCGCGCGTGTCAGTACCCCGCTGTAGCCTCGTGTCATGACCTCCAACCTCGGCGGACCATCCATCAATCGGATCGCGCTGCTTGGCTCACTACATCGCTTCGAATCGACGATCCAGACCTGGCTGGGCGATACGAGCGCGGTCGAATTCGCCAACGTCGAGTTCGAGGACGAAGACGAAGACGGGGAGGAAGAACGCATCAGAGGTCGCTGCACCGCAAGCTGGGACAGGACTAGAGATGCGTACTTCCAGCTCTCCCTGGTTGCGACTGAGGAAATGCTGATACAGGCGGAGCGCGCCTATCATGAGGTTCTGCATTACGCTGACCGAGTCTTCGACGGGCTCCTGCCGAGCGGCCATGCGGACGCTGAAAGGTTTGATCAGTTTGCGTTCGAGGCTTCGATGGGTGAGCTGAGGAAGAACGTCGCTGCGGCAACTGGCCTCACCGAGGACGACCCACGCCTTGACTCCAGCATCGGCAGTCGCACACGCCTTGGAGGTACAGGAGCCCGCTACTAGCCTCGGTGTGGCGGACGATCCGTCAGAGCCCAGGAGCAGTCGGGGAACTGACTGTAATGGTCAGATACTCGGCGACGACGCTCGGCCGGGATAGCCGTCAACGATACTTCGTAGCAGGTTGAGACGCGTGTGCTCGAATTTGTGCGGCAGCCCCGCGATGATCTTCGCTAGTGCCACGCTTCGGACGTGTCCAACTCCGTGGCGCACGCCGGTGTTCGAGCACGCCCCGCATACGAGGCTGTTGGCACTAAGCGCGATGGTCCCTAGGCAGTCGGGGCACGTAATTAGAGTGCCGCCCAGAGGTGTCTCCCGGTGGTACGGCACGCCGTCTGACATCGCTCGGGAGCAGGAGTCCGGCCTGCAGAACCTCGACCAAGCTCCCGGTATCCGCGTCGTCTTCCGAGGCGAAGGCCGCGGCGAAATGATCTAACTGCCCGCGACGCTCCTTTTCTGTGAGCGGCACGTGTGTTGGTTCGAGCTCATCAACCGGGGGGAAGGACGACGGATAACGTTGTTGCGGGAAGTAACCCGACGAGAGTCGTTCTGGCGGTGGAGTCAGCTGCGAAGGCGGCGTGCGGAAC
This genomic interval from Catenulispora sp. GP43 contains the following:
- the drmB gene encoding DrmB family protein; protein product: MTAAEPEPRYVYDPANAVDPLGDAELEVKNAAKLNRAKVGSARPSSLLYTYGPGSIMDLPQFTIMPTGLDDWDRIWRRRDGIPQIRAPRLRDVVAKLLRSRDVQLRPHPWQPKKSSISTEGNDLGVPARIFPQWLRCTGCDMLGTLSQFAYTNTHPFRSDLARFEHERCTGRAGSRSRRPARRAAVPARYLLACVDGHLDEFPYEEWVHHWRPCSEASVPTLKMVDRTTGKGASAIIKCESCDASRPMNEAQGEAGQAKLPLCRGRHPHLDAFEPKGCRKRAKLILIGASNLWFAATQSIIVMPESEQETLDELAARIRAALGDKLGKYSDDLETLRDVLDGKVDVTAYSDEALEQAVHAALVPEESAETVEKWVKTWDPVDLLVPEWTYLQKDPLNAQHQDEVSGLTLTLRKRGANLAPEVTRVLAVDRLRKVNALVGFTRIDAMDRVGDLPRRLVPLARAPRPAWTVATEDHGEGIYLQLDESAVARWETRVESAAIWTAHRDAHKRNFDRRFSETAEDVDPDTRLRPPRYWLIHTLAHVLIRELAMSCGYSAASLSERLYAWQGSEARGPAAGLLICTTASDSDGTLGGLVSGSEPDRFEQVVADALFRATRCSSDPICAMRTPQDPEDFLHGAACHCCVMASETSCERSNRFLDRRFLVDLPGGNGLGFFGSGG
- the drmC gene encoding DISARM system phospholipase D-like protein DrmC; protein product: MASSDQAVDQAAARELGRILTGTAAARMADRLAEGDTLTGALRVLGQAERALVRPLLAKVSTPARIAVLRAIEGALSTPSMATPIWTMPGPLGRSGPLTSSVAHIVDGARQSITCSTFNFQPTSQLWQVLADASKRAGMQVRVYIDTGATGINAPAAEVIAAQLRPAIVLRTKEFDGAIIRNHAKFLAIDHRFLLVTSANFSWSAERHNVEFGVLVDDRALTEAVERELRSVEPLLYERVMWRDSSAT